Genomic segment of Eupeodes corollae chromosome 2, idEupCoro1.1, whole genome shotgun sequence:
atTCAggacttgtatttttttttttgtaaagaaataatatttattttttctttttgcaatttgacacaaaacattaaagggattttgcaaacaaattacaaagttataaagttcagcttttatcagttgaatgaaaaaacatgatcagctgacAATTTGACATAAGTCGAAGTGGACTTGATAGAtaaggagatttttcttgactaattttccagtcaactttccagtTAAGTTTTGCccctttgaaaaatattgaaaacgtgAGTACTTTCTTGTCCAAAtagttcattcttaaaaaagaagttgaaaTAAAGACCCATCACTGTTTGGACTTCTAAATGGCTTAAATTGGACAACGATTTTGggagaaaaatcttattttaagagtaacttgtgttttattcaacctttaaaaacacatttttttcccTTGGTAAAGTATAATCTTAAACGTCTTATTCTTCTTGAAGAACTTTCATTTGCAAAGTCTTACCCTACAAAGTATAAAAAGGTTCTTTAAATTTgcctacaaaatatttaattttaaaacttattttaaaggttATTGCTATTCTTGatatttgataatttataaaagagaaGTTTGCATTTTTCGCAACTCAAGTAGGAGTGGGATAAAGTGATGAGACAGTCAAAGTGACAccgatgaaaacaaaaaactagtaGGCTTTATGTAACGTACGTTTTGACAAAGGCACcttgttagtttttcaagtgtcatcaATTTTAAGCTTATAACTGTACTTCACCtacctctaccttcagttagtcaagaaaaagcTACCAAAAAGAAACAAGGACAAGGaactattttaaacaaaacgttaaatggaattatgcaaaaaagaaataaatgctAGAGtagtaaagttcagctttcagttaaacgAAAAAACTGCTCacatgtcattttgacataagtagacttgacttaatagttggggagattgggcaggttcaggcaacataagggactttatttgcagtcaacttcattccttgaacgtaaattttaacgaaggcaactagttagttttccaagaatttaaattcagaactttacttcaaaatctcttctttaagttcatagtataAGAACGACCAAACACATTATTGCCTACGAAACACTCCCcagacaagctacaagtccattacgAGTTATCttttgtattgtagagaaatattacttatttcttattGACAAGGAGCCCTTTTACAGAAGACATTAAATAGAATTGTGcagacaataaataaatcataacgtagtaaagctcagctttcacttgaatgaaaaaaacatgatcagttgtcattttgacataagttgacttgactggatagttagggagattttccTTGACCTACTTTCAATAAAGTTGCCTCAATTGGaaggtatttttttgacagctgcccaatcagataatagaaacttgccttactttgaagtcccttatgtccgcaaatttttcttaacttactttccagtcaactacCTCAACGTGGCAataggcaattttttggcagctggccgaTCAGGTACAATATACTTGTCTTACTTGCAAGTCCCTTACGTGGTCTGAACCTATGCCCACtgacaaaatgaataaaacttCTTTGGATGagttaattttattcaagaatcttatttttgattgaaagcTTGAAAAATGACAAAACCCTTAAATAAATCAGATATCGGTTTTTACATACAGTTACTCCCAAAATTGAGCGTACACTCATATGGAAGTAAgtaatttgttacttttaatatttaaggtaTGACGTTTTTCCCAAATTCTTTTGCCACTGTTCAACATGGAGGAGGTTATGTCATATTATAATGGCATAAGACTCCAAGTCTAACGGAAACCTATGAATTTTGTTGCTTTAGAGTGCAAGCAAGCTAAGGATCTCGAACTCCAACCCAAGATACAAAACTCAATTGAAAGCTAAGGTCACCGTAATAGAGATAGATTGATaaagaagcttcatagcgattatgttagagccgttttgtcgcattgagaaaaaagattaggtctctaatctttgtctcagatagctcatcaagttcgtgtaagaatgcttttccaaagtatttcattctagtgattgccaaagcaggacatttgcagaggaaatggattatcgtttcactttctctttggtcactacaactacggcaaaaggtgttgtaagagatacccaacttctctgcatgaactcctataggccaatgtctggtacaaaccgcaacaatcctgactatgtcttgccttggcctgcatagaagatcgtttgtacgggttttattataggtgggccatatcttcctagatataatgcagttgggtaaattgctccatcttcggtttgattcattttggtagatagaaaagattttaccctttatagcaccaagaggaatgttaaccatttacccaagtgagctatgaagggccgatcctggctagctcgtcagcccgttcatttcccacgataccactatggcccttAACCCAGATCAGGGCGACACCGCGGTTAATATTCaagttcgcaagctcatcgcaacattgctggaccaatttagatgaggatatggccgagttaatggctttgacagctgcctgactgtctgtaaagatagccgcatttcggttttggtttgggttttttttaagtatcttatatgcctcccttattgccagcagttcagcctgcaaaacgctagcaaagtcaggaagcctaaaggatttggctacatttagggactcagaaaatatcccagaaccaactccacactccatctttgagccgtcagtaaagatggttgtgtcgaaatctctctcgatgggaaaataaccttaaaacccttactaaggttcaaagtaggagtgcagtagtcagtgtctacagAGATAATATCTGAGAGAATCAATTtagttgtgttgctgtgaccataaggttttgacaaccagctgtttgattccttcagcctaatagcgctgcaggaaactgtgtatttaataaaaaggtggATTGGtagaaaatccaaaataacgtttaaggcgtccgttgggcaagtacgctttaacttattaacattttaggctctgctaagagcaggccaccacacaatcgaaccatatgttaagattggggtTCGACTGAAgaccccactttttgccgaaagttttgctgcaggcgtagaaggcaacacaggccttctaaACCCGTACTTCTATATTtactttccagtttagtttagcgTGAAGGgaagttgctaactttcttcaaagctgactccgtgatttcactaatcacagaagtgtactttcctgacaccaatagcaccaaatcatccgcgtaggctaccgccttcactccacatctctctaatttaacgagaattgtatccatgaccagaagccatagaagagacGAAAGAataccaccctggggtgttcccctactcacgtgttttgttgcgattgtattgcttagagaggctcgaatcttcctaccacagagcatggaaataatccattctcgaatgaagtcttctacaccgaacttaacgagcgagtcttctatggattctgtatggatgttaaaagcaccttctatgtccaggaaggtggcaagagtaaattctttataatggattgtttcttttacagtacgcactacctcatggagggcagtctccgtagatttgcccttaagataagcatgctaagagctttcgagaggtcgtccaactcgtgacctcgcctacccactttcgggataaaaactactttgacctgtctccacgaaatgggcacatgtttgagaaggagacatcctttgaaaactTGTCCCAggcatggagctgccacatcatgcaacttttgaagcataactgtcAGTTTGCCAttcatgcctggggatttatatggagaaaaagtattgatggcccacaaaatattttctttggttattacggaattgacttgctccatatgaactacgtttagctctgtggtttcaagcaattcggggttatcactctcgcaacccggaaagtgcgtcttcatcagtagctcaagagattcggctggagaggctgtccaggttccatcaggctattttagaaatgaaggattataatgttccttcgataaaactttgatgagccttgcggagtcctttatgtcttcgattgattggcagtattctctccagccttgtcttttggctgatgacagggcttgcttgtaaattttaagagagtctttatacggttagtaaaacttatgtttgtggcagatattgaaaattgtcctcgtcattttcctaagactggacagttcttcattctaTTAACCATACAGTACTCGAGTTAAAAATACATCGTCTTCTCAGTTCCGACAGAAAAAGTGCATGCAGCATCTGTAAGTAATGATCTGTGTTGACAGTGATATTCcgaaaatttcaagaaaaaattacgGGGTTTATAGAGCTTTTGTTGGCTTTTAGAGGCCTAATAAAGgcagatttgttttttaacgacTCCTTACGCAAAACGTAATTAGAAATTGAATGCATCAATATTGAATATGCAATctacaacaattattttataatatcgAATAGAAGAGAATTCCTAATAAATTTATAACATACTCCTAATAAAAACCTAATGAATCATTTCCATTTATAATCGTGTATAATTCTGATTACAAAAGTGCAGCACCCACGCttctctaatttatttttttttgtattattattgttgtcaaATTAAATGTTCATATTTGAATGTCTGGTATGAATATTCTCCCCCTGTTCGAATGCAGCCACTGCCATTGGAGAGTGTTCAATTTCAAAGCTATTATGGAGCACCACCAACAGCTTCTAAGTTCCAATTGGTTTGGGAAAAACAATCAAAACCATTCATACACATGAATGTATGTACTAATGAATAGTTCCAATGACCTGCAAACTGCTCTAAAAAAGTCTAGACatttaaatcttatttcaaAGTTCCTCATATTTGCTTACATTCTTAGAATAccgttttccatttttgtttaaattagaacaacacatttttattttgtttttcaatttttagaattaaattcAACAAGATGCTCCAGGCAGCTATGTCGAAGAGAAAAACCCTAATATTCTCTTGCTTTGGCATAGCTATTGGTCTGTGCATTGGCACAGTACTGAAAAACTATCGAGCATTGGAAATTGTCAAAAGATGTAGTCTCAAGCCTGGCAATCCTAATTCACCTTTCGATATAATCGGAATGAAGCCGAACGAAACAATTCATAATTCCcaaaaaaatctagttttcgTTGGTGTTATGACGGCGAAAAATTTTATCGAAGGTCGAGCGAAAGCCGTTTACGACACTTGGGGTAAAGAAGTTCCAGGACGTATTGTTTTCTTTAGCGCCGAAGGTTCTTATTCCGATGAATTGCCAGTGATTGGATTGAAAAGCGTTGACGATAGATATCCACCGCAAAAGAAGTCATTTATGATGCTCTATTATATGTATGAGCATTTTATTGATAAGTTTGAATGGTTCATCAGGGCAGATGATGATGTTTATATGGAACCAGATAAGCTGGAAAGGTTTTTACGATCAATTGACAGTTCGAAGCCACAATTTATTGGTAAGATAATAATTTCTGATTTATATgcatttttagaaacatttttcattGAACACAGGTCAAGCTGGGAAGGGAAATAGCGAAGATTTTGGTTTGCTTTCTCTGGAGTTCGATGAAAACTTTTGCATGGGTGGACCAGGAGTCATATTGAGTAGTGAAACATTACGAAGAGGTATCATGTCTCTTCTTTCAGATttactaaaataaacaaattgatgtttaaatattttgttagtgGCTCCACATATACCAACATGCTTGAAAAACTTATACAGTACACATGAGGATGTAGAAATTGGACGATGTGTTCAAAAATTCGCAGGCATACCCTGTACTTGGAACTATGAGGTAACTATTTTTAGAGTATTTTAAAGGGaaagtttctaaaaattagaattttttcttttcttcaagaTGCAATACATTTTAAGACATAATTCAAGTGGAAAAATGGCATTTACTGGAAGCTTAAAACGCAAGGAAATACACAATGCAATTTCGTTACATCCAATTAAACAAGGACCACTTATGCATCGATTGCACTCTTATATACaggtttgaaaaaatgtctaaagACTCCTAATTTTACTTCTTCTTTACATAAACTAAAAATACAGCGCATACGCCTAAGTATCCTAatataaagcttttaaatatcATAATGACACTAATACCTTTCACTTTCATAACCTTTAAGGCTTTTTGACCTATCCCTATAGTCATATAACATTCTTATACACTTACAGGGCTTAAAAGCTGAAGAAATTCGCCAAGAATCTCTTTTACTGCACAGAGACATCGCACGAATGGGAAAACTATTAGAAATTCCGAATGAAAGTAAATTCCTGGTCCCAGGAATTCCATTAATTCCGGAAACTGAAAATGGAAACCGCTACTTTGAAGACCACAATATTTTAGGTAAcatattgaattaaaagttttcataCTAATTTCTCTtccgaatttttgtttgtggtaCTTTCTAGGCATTAGTcccgatttaaataaattcacacCATCATCAACAGAAGATCTTCTAGAATGGTCATTCATTGCCAGAAGCCTTTATTCAACGGATCATTCAAATCCAAAGCACAAAATCGATTCAGCAACACGTGAAGGCCTAGAGGATATAATTAATGAAGTTATGGAGAACATAAATAATTATTCTCGACAACGAGGACGAGTCATTGAATTTCGTGAATTACTTTATGGCTATTCCCGATTGAACACCCTTCATGGACAGGACCTTATTTTGGATCTccttttaatatacaaaaagtaTAGGGGGAAAAAGATGACAGTACCAGTGCGTCGCCATACGTATGTCCAAAGAGCATTCACTGGAACATTTGTCAAGGAATTCCACGAAGATTTCTACAATGTTActctacaaaaaagtaagtggCTGTTTTAGGCCGTGAGAAAAAATTtcatctttgtttatttttttcttaaaggtctttttaaaaacatgtttgATAAAGGTATGGAAAAATTTACCAATTCATTTACATTACCTGGATTTGGCAACAACGATCCCAGCTCTCAACTCATCAACAAATCCAAGATAGTTTTCGTCCTGCCTATCTCGGGACGTTTCAACACTTTCAAGCGCTTCATTGATAACTATGAGGATGTGGCAATTAAGATGGACACAAATTGCGATTTGGTCATTGTGATGTTTGGAAATCAAACCTCAGTGCGTGAACACTTTAGGCTCATCAAAGAATTTCGCCATAGAAACGTCTATCAACAAATCCATTACATTCACCGA
This window contains:
- the LOC129945650 gene encoding chondroitin sulfate synthase 1 — translated: MLQAAMSKRKTLIFSCFGIAIGLCIGTVLKNYRALEIVKRCSLKPGNPNSPFDIIGMKPNETIHNSQKNLVFVGVMTAKNFIEGRAKAVYDTWGKEVPGRIVFFSAEGSYSDELPVIGLKSVDDRYPPQKKSFMMLYYMYEHFIDKFEWFIRADDDVYMEPDKLERFLRSIDSSKPQFIGQAGKGNSEDFGLLSLEFDENFCMGGPGVILSSETLRRVAPHIPTCLKNLYSTHEDVEIGRCVQKFAGIPCTWNYEMQYILRHNSSGKMAFTGSLKRKEIHNAISLHPIKQGPLMHRLHSYIQGLKAEEIRQESLLLHRDIARMGKLLEIPNESKFLVPGIPLIPETENGNRYFEDHNILGISPDLNKFTPSSTEDLLEWSFIARSLYSTDHSNPKHKIDSATREGLEDIINEVMENINNYSRQRGRVIEFRELLYGYSRLNTLHGQDLILDLLLIYKKYRGKKMTVPVRRHTYVQRAFTGTFVKEFHEDFYNVTLQKSLFKNMFDKGMEKFTNSFTLPGFGNNDPSSQLINKSKIVFVLPISGRFNTFKRFIDNYEDVAIKMDTNCDLVIVMFGNQTSVREHFRLIKEFRHRNVYQQIHYIHRNEDFSRGVALDSASRSSFIQDNDIILFIDVDMVFKLETLQRIRMNTVQGKQVYLPIVFSQYDPRRRNSASMLVNEINNDSGYFRQYGFGICAIYKSDILDPDINGFDRDIMGWGLEDVRFLEKIVKVGNRQGSFLVNTADVPSGYNEAAEKHRRLSIFRAPDPSLVHVHHDIVCDTNLEAQQYNMCLGTKANTLGSTKLMEEIFLSNKANIDFIIDYNKKKEEK